The region GTATTTTAAATTTGGCCAATGCTGATATGGCATAATATATGGATTTTCTGCACCAGGATAATTAGTCCAATAATATTCGTCCCATCCAACAACACCGGGAAAATTACAAACCGGTATTGTAGGCATTTCTTCTACAAGTATTTTTAGACCTTCCATACCAAGTTCAAGGTTTCTTGGATCGTCCCAATCTAATTTTTCCATTCCTTCTATAATTTTATCCATTTGAGGATTTGTCCATCTTCCTGCCGAAGGACCTAAAGACCCCGCTACAGCTTCTCCCCTAGGTTTGTAAAATCTTGAATGAATGCTTGAGAACACACGATATAGATCGGGATGACCTCCCCAGGGTTCTGCTGCAGGAGTCGTAGTAGAAACTTCAAAATTACCAAAGGTAACTAAATCCCCCATTGACTCATTAGATACAACTGAAACATCTATTCCGAAATTTCTCCATTGCTGCGCAGCTGCCAATCCGTTTATATAAGCAGGATCAGAAGGATTTGCACCACTTAATATGTTGATTTTCCATGGTTTTCCATCTGGCAATAACCATTTACCATTTCTATCTCTCCTAAATCCATTTCTAATTAACAGTTGTTCTGCCACATCAGGTGCATATTTCCACCACCCATGCCCGAACATTTCTTTGAGAGATTCTACATCATTTGGTACTTTGTATCCTCTTTCCCTTGCATATTGAGCTGCTCTAAGTGTTGCAGAAGGATCATACGGTTTGAATGGTTGTCCATTAACTTCTATATCTAATGTGAAATTTTTTAACCATTCTTCCATCGGCTTATAATAAGTTTCTATGTAATAAGGAGTAGCTGGAATATGTATTGCACCCATGGGCGAAACTCCGTCACAAGTAATTCCAATGTAGTCAACTATGTCTATCGCTAATGTCAATGCCCATCTGACATCTTTTAGATTGTATGGATAAACATCATTATTGAAAGTAATTCCAATTATACAGGGATCTGTATTTACAACCCATGGATATTCTATTCTGTATCCTCTTGTATATGGGTTCCTTTGCATTAGAGCCCTAAATGATTCCATAGTTAAATCGGTCATATCTAAATTATGGTTAGCTTGAGCGATTACTTTGCTGCTTGTT is a window of Petrotoga sp. 9PWA.NaAc.5.4 DNA encoding:
- a CDS encoding ABC transporter substrate-binding protein, with product MKKNVWIVLLSFLLVIAGFSQVAGIPREETLIAGTLTGRAVAPSNFNVFTVSWRSPDRGVQQLMLEPLWLMEPTRGEVINALAAEGPIYNNDFTQMTIKLRKGCYWSDGVEITADDIVYGIETAMKYSGMGSHDTFILNVEKVYKTDDYTVVFELKEPNARFHTSFVDRWGGWRPFPKHIFEKVEDPLSFDFNPPISSGPYVLKDYDRAGYWTLWEKRKDWDRTPTGILFGEPKPTYVLFYHYGETSSKVIAQANHNLDMTDLTMESFRALMQRNPYTRGYRIEYPWVVNTDPCIIGITFNNDVYPYNLKDVRWALTLAIDIVDYIGITCDGVSPMGAIHIPATPYYIETYYKPMEEWLKNFTLDIEVNGQPFKPYDPSATLRAAQYARERGYKVPNDVESLKEMFGHGWWKYAPDVAEQLLIRNGFRRDRNGKWLLPDGKPWKINILSGANPSDPAYINGLAAAQQWRNFGIDVSVVSNESMGDLVTFGNFEVSTTTPAAEPWGGHPDLYRVFSSIHSRFYKPRGEAVAGSLGPSAGRWTNPQMDKIIEGMEKLDWDDPRNLELGMEGLKILVEEMPTIPVCNFPGVVGWDEYYWTNYPGAENPYIMPYQHWPNLKY